One window of the Tachypleus tridentatus isolate NWPU-2018 chromosome 10, ASM421037v1, whole genome shotgun sequence genome contains the following:
- the LOC143228983 gene encoding LIM domain only protein 3-like: protein MDVKTESFARFSGDSKSAPECAGCQKVIRERYLLKALDQFWHEDCLKCTCCDCRLGEVGSTLFTKANLILCKRDYLRLFGTTGLCSACNKTIPAFEMVMRARGNVYHLECFACQQCNHRFCVGDKFYLFENKILCEYDYEERMLFASLPYNYNGLSQIKRQALGLQTGPRDDGSSGYGSGDSPYDGR from the exons ATGGACGTTAAGACAGAATCTTTCGCTCGCTTCTCGGGAGACAGTAAGTCAGCACCAGAGTGCGCTGGTTGTCAGAAGGTCATCCGAGAAAGATATCTGCTAAAAGCATTGGATCAGTTCTGGCATGAGGACTGTCTGAAGTGTACCTGTTGCGACTGTAGACTTGGAGAGGTGGGCTCCACCCTCTTCACCAAGGCCAATCTCATCCTCTGCAAGAGAGACTATCTCAG ATTGTTTGGAACAACAGGACTATGTTCAGCATGTAACAAAACCATCCCGGCCTTTGAGATGGTGATGAGAGCCAGAGGAAATGTGTATCACTTGGAATGTTTCGCATGCCAACAGTGCAACCACAG attttgtGTCGGTGACAAGTTTTATCTGTTTGAGAACAAGATATTGTGTGAATATGATTATGAGGAACGCATGTTGTTTGCAAGTCTGCCCTACAACTACAACGGTCTATCGCAGATTAAAAGACAGGCACTCGGTCTCCAAACGGGGCCTAGAGATGACGGCTCAAGTGGGTATGGCAGCGGAGATTCGCCTTACGACGGCCGGTAA